The Idiomarina loihiensis L2TR genomic sequence TGCTTACGTGAAAAAGGTTACCCGTCTTGCATGATCAGGATTACGACATTCCGGCTTCGGAAACGGAAGTCGAAATAGAAGTTAAAGGCAGCCGCTTTATTGCGTGCCTGGCACATACAGCAAACGTCGACAGCGCATCAGAGTTTCTGGCCGTGATAAAAAAGCGCTGGCCTAAGGCCTCTCACTATTGCTCTGCGTCGCTTTTTTCAGCACCTAATAACAGCCAGAGTATGGCTTACAGCGACGACGGAGAACCCTCGGGAACAGCGGGGCGACCTATGCTTATGGCGCTACAAAATAGCGGCGTCGGCGAGGTTACCGCTATAGTCGTGCGATATTTTGGTGGGGTGAAATTGGGAACGGGCGGACTTCAGCGAGCCTATACCGACGCGACAGTCGCCGCATTAGCTGAGCTTGAAAAAGAGCAAAGGGTTTTTAAACAACGCTTTCAGTTAAATTTTGCTTATACCGACCAGGGCGATGTTGAACCGCTTTTGCTTGAGGCCAATGCTGAAACGGAATCTTCGGAGTACGAGGAAAGTGTGCGGCTTAAGGTGTTGCTACGCCCCGTGAATGTTGGGGCGCTGCAGAAGAAGCTACAAGCTGCCACCCGTGGCCGGGTGCAGTTAAAAGAACTGGACTAAAAGAACATAGCACTTGGCTGGAAGACTTTTTCAACCTGATCAATGTACTTTTTATCCAGCAAGAAAAGAATCACGTGGTCGTCGGAGTGAATGATGGTTTCACTGTGCGCCATAAGCACTTCTTGTCCCCGGACAACCGCACCAATGGTGGTTCCCGGCGGAAGCTTGATATCTTTAATGGCTTTACCCACCACTCGGGACGTGTCTTCATCA encodes the following:
- a CDS encoding YigZ family protein; this translates as MHDQDYDIPASETEVEIEVKGSRFIACLAHTANVDSASEFLAVIKKRWPKASHYCSASLFSAPNNSQSMAYSDDGEPSGTAGRPMLMALQNSGVGEVTAIVVRYFGGVKLGTGGLQRAYTDATVAALAELEKEQRVFKQRFQLNFAYTDQGDVEPLLLEANAETESSEYEESVRLKVLLRPVNVGALQKKLQAATRGRVQLKELD